A stretch of DNA from Solea solea chromosome 20, fSolSol10.1, whole genome shotgun sequence:
AGTTCTACAGTTTCTTGGTCCTGAAGAAGCAGCAGGCGGTGGACCTGGTCCAGGAGGAGCCGTACAGCGACATCGTGGCCACAGCCGGCCCTCGCTTCCACATCATCTAGACAGAAGACTCCACAGCACTaacaaaacactgatttattgatttattgatttatttaattaagcGGGGGGAACTGGGAATGAATAACATTTTTTATCTTAAATCAACACTGAAAAAGAGGATTGCGACTCACTTCATTGCTAAAGTTATAAggttgttcatttaaaaagggTCGATTTTTAAAGCTGACATCGTAAACTGTTACGTGCACTAATTCTGACAGAAGAAACTAATCAGAAAACGTTGCACTGGAACTGAACCAAATGTAATGggagtgtttgtttacagtggtgTGACGTGGAAACAcgtctctccctctgctgcatGAAAACATCAGATAGAGCATGCACTGTATCCACTTTCTGCAACAGTACCATTCAACTGTGGCTAAAAAAGTGATTTAACCAGCATTAATCATCATATTAGCACTTTCTCTTTGTAACCAAATTAAGTACTATacttaaaaaataacattcttCTCTTACAAGGTAATTCAGCTATAGATGGAGataaaacagctttaaaaatagaaatcatAAATGCAAAGACGCACTTTTCTATTGTAGTGTGACTGACACATAAGTCACtataaaacagtcaaatatgCAGATTTATCTCCAAAGGAAACTACTATAAATATCATAGTTTACATATGTGCTATGGAGTTTGGACAGAGTTGTTTCCTGCATGCACAGAAAGACTTTTATAAAATGTTCTTTAACTGTTAAGAAGGACACAGTGGTATCCATTTTATGaataatcatttattcattgacGAGTGATGTATCGTCTTGGTCTAAGCTCCCTCAGCGTACATCACGTAGATCATCTGTAAAATATCCATTTATTGCTACTTAGAGAATAAAATGTTTGAAACAAAAGGTCAAGTCACGTCTTCACAGACTCTAAACTCACCATATgccaaaaacaagacaatataAACAGGCAGACTTTGTCGTTGACTTCCTGAAAGGTGAATGTGATTAAATGTCTGATAACATGTTgtgattttatattttgaatGAAGGCCAGGACAAACCCTGTCTGTCTCCAAAATGTTGCCGTGTTTCTCAACAATTTTAGTCTGaaatctgttcaaataaatacaataaaaacactttttaaatagCACTTTATGAAGTAAACCTCATGTTGGTTGGGTGACAGAACAGAAGTGAATGTAATTCAATGTCTGAAGTCTTTTGTCTTGACGCCATCATGTATTTGGAACTGCAGGAGCAGACGTGTTATCGCCTCCCTCCgtcttttgtttcttgtgtcgacttcttttcctcttctccccctcctctgtcttcttctgtggtggTGTCGGAAGccctcccttcttcttcttcttcttaaggCAGCTCAGAGGGTTGGGGTTgctctgtttcctcttcctcttccgtCTCTGTCCATCCCTCTGAGCGATGCCCTGCTCTTGCTTCAGGCTGCGGATGCTCTGCTGCTGCGCCGGGCTCACCAGCTCCCCCAGCTGCACGGCCTGCACGTGGTCCAGAGACACCTGGCTGGGTTTGTCCAGGACGATGGTGTTGAGGATGATGTAGAGCAGAGGACAACCTGGGATCTTCTTCAGGCCCTTGGTCACCGCGTGGTCCTGGAGACGACgcaaacacaccaaacacagcAGACTTCAGTCAGGGTCTGACAGCTGATGTGTTATACACATCTTCTTTCATTGCTTATGTAGGGCCCTGTGAGTTCCACGACATGGGAAACAGGAATGGAATTacagaaatgaagaaataaaaatggaatcaATTGTTTAGTTTACACGATGTTGCAGGGGGACGTTTTGCATGAGGGACCAGTCCAGCTTTCCTAATGCCGtcaaaaacctcacaaaattcaaaaataaagcaaatccCCAAATGACTATTATGGGTTGTTTTGTAAATGCTGCCAGCACACAATCGACTGGACCTGTAGCACTTTATGTTCCACTTTTATTTCAACTATTACTTGGGTACCCGGTGGCCAAAGGGAatggaattgggcttgtaactggagggttgtcAGTTAAAAGGGCTGGTGAGgccttgagcaaggcacccacATTCCCCATTGCTCAAGTAAGTGTTGCCAGTTTATGTGTAATTCTTtatctttctttgtttataaTGTAGAATATCAAATCaaggacactgtgtgtgtgtgtgtgtgtgtgtgtgggtgtgtcatGGGATTTCACCTGTGTGGCTACAAAGTAGTGGTGTGGGTTTGTTTCCTCCAGCATGGACAGCAGACACTCTGACGCAGGGACCGGGTTCTTGAAATGTAGACAGTTTCTGACCTGAAACTTCTGCAGGATGATTTTGGCTCCGTACAGCTCCTTCCCCAGAGTCTCTAGTTCTTTCAGGGCACAGCTGATAGACAAAGACCACAGGTCAAATACAGGACAATGTCTTGCATAGATACTTACTGTATCACTGTACAGATACTACCCCTAGTGCACTGCCAGCTGGAAATGATTATCATTAGTAAAAGAAGAACAATCATTGGTCCTCTATGCAAAGGTGATGGACATTGTCAGGAACTGGACGCCTCTTTTGTTCTTGTTGAtcaaaacacttaaaacaatCTTAAAACAAGTTCAACAGGTGACAGAGAGTCTGTACACATGCTTAAGAGATGAGgtaatggtggtggtggtggtggtttaaTGGCAGAACATTGGACGTGAGAATCTCATCAACAAGTCTACACATTCAAATGCAATACTTATGTCTGTCCTAAAGCTGGGTGATATGggaaaatatgcttttttttatcatttgccATTGATATAAATCCTGATATAAACCAAATCAGTATTTCTGTCAGGCTGGGTGATAtgtcttataaataatatctgaatATTTTCAGGCTATATCCCAATAAATGAGATATACTCTATGAGGATATAAAGCTTTCTCTCACATGGTTATAACCCTGGAGGTAATAATGGACACTGAATTGATAAGCAGATTCGCTGTGTTCTTCTTTCAATGAAGTTTAAATAGATTCTGCTGAGGCATGACCTTCAAAAGCTCAGACATGCTTTCATTACAAGTCGACAGAATTACTGTAACAGTTCATCAGACTTCCATCACACACCTTCAGCTTGTTCAGAACTCACAGACGTACGCAACATAACtggggcgacggtagctcagtggtagagtgagtcgtctttcgactccaaggttgtgggttcgatgtgtccttgggcaagacaccgAACCCCATGTTACTTCTGACGGCTGTGcagacagtgtgtgaatgggtaagaGAGATGACTGATAGAATtatgtatgaaagtgtgagtgtgttttatggttttaaatgtttgtttattagTGTACAGCACTTCGGTCAACccgtgtttttaaatgtgccttATAAATAAGGTGTAGTGCTCactagaaacttttttttagttttattttaacacattgCTTAATCTTTAATTCATCAACAATGttgtttaaaaacctgaatatttGAAGTGTAAATGTACTCACTGTGTTGTACACAGCTGCACTTCTCCCATCAGGTACTTTGGCATCTGCTCTTTAATCTGGATCTGATTCTTCAGCGCCGCCTGACAGAACGTGCCGTCGATGAGGATCTGAAACGGTTCTCTGAGGCTGAAGTTGTATTTGTAGAAGTTGATGGTTTTCTTggcttttttctgtctcttgaTCTTCATGGTGGTTGGCGAGTAAAGTCAGGGTCCTTAAACACTTCAAACAGGTCACGTTTTCAAACGTCCGTTAAAGATTCTGATGTTTCTGTCTTTAACAAATTCAGCGTGCTTTTACTCCATATCCACAACACGCTTGCGGTACGTACTACTGAAGAGTCCGACCGGGAACAATGACAATGGTTCCGGTTGTTTCAACACCCAACACCATTAAAGATCTTTAAAATGATCGCTGAATTTAGCCATTTCTAAATttataataacgataataataataataataatgaaagtaTTGTTATTAATTGATGTTATTATAATGTATAACTTTTATATATTATTCAACTTCACATCAAATAAACTACAAGCTCGGCTACAACATCTTCCTGTACAAACCGTTTGCACTTGACAATAAAAGAATATCTTACACTATTaattaatgaatacatttatttatgtatttgttttattctcccCGTCCCTCGCCTCGACCACTCCCCTTGTTTCCCGGAAGCGGAAGTGTGCATTTGTAGCACAGTTGTCGCTGCAGCAGCGCCGCCGCCGGTCGCTTCGGTGGTGACACTTGTTACCTTTGACTTTAAACCGTGCGTGTCAACGCTAGCTCGGCTCGGACCCGTGTGGGCTGGGTTAGGCCGGTGCTTTACCTTTTCTTGGTGGCTTGAACGGGAAATATAATGGCGGCCGCGGATCCCCGGTCCTCGAGTGACGGTGGGGCGGCCAGCAGAGGAGGATTCCCGGACGCGGAGAGCAGGAACGACCGCGACGGGCcgggcggcggcggcagcggaggcggcggcggcggggaAGGAGAACGGGAGCGGGACCGGGACCGGGCCACCTTCGAGTGCAACATTTGTTTGGACACTGCCAGGGACGCTGTCATCAGTATGTGCGGCCACTTGTTCTGGTACGAGACTACacggagaggaggggaggaggggggggttgTTTTGGTGTGTGGTTGTTTATGTGAAGTTCAGTGTAATATAGCGGGATGTTCGGCCTCATGAaagcgtcacacacacacacacacacacacacacacgcacacgcacgtaCGTAGCAGTGATGCGTTCAGGTGCAAGTTTTCTCTGTGACGAACAAGTGGTCTTTGTCGTCACGTGTGATCATCTGTCCTGGTCTTGTGATATATTGTGTGATATAGGTCATAGGTCACTGTTGCAGCCTTGGTCACTCACCCTTTGTGTGACTCATTAATCCTGCTGTTAGACGTGAAAGACGCGGATCACGTAGTTACTGGATAACAGGGGTTCATTCTTAAACACTGGAGATTAAAGGTCAGATTTCACACAGTCAGACACGACTGTGCTTTGTGGTAATGATTCTGATAGAGAAACTGAGCATTTTACCTGTAACCATATACTGATGGGATACCAGTGCATTTACAAAAGTACCATCTTATCACAGAATTAAACCTGCTGGCCTTCCCTCATTCAGTGGTCAGCTAACTTCATTCTCATTCAGGAACATGCTGTATGTGCCAAAGTTCAtgaatattggacgacatattaaggGAGTGCTATGGAGCCAATGTGCCACACCCAAGGATAGTATTTACTCTTTTGAGTCTGTTTGACAAGTTTTGTGAGATTTTCCTGGAGGCCTCAAACATGTAGGGAGCCCCTGAAGGCACCAGCACCAGTATTGTATGTGGGCATGATGTCTGGGAGACCATCCACTGCAtttccatttgtgtttgtgtgaaaatggcAGTCCGGGAGTTAGTTTAGCTATATTTGAACCTGGGACTTCATTATAaggacactgctgctgctctacttGCAAGTCGTCACAGTCATGTTGTGTCtgaagacattttcacacagaaacacaaactgtctCCCAGACAATCAACGGTTTTGAGAAGTGGACATGACAAGTCGACCTTAAAATGATCCCACAGTGCTCTAAGAACTTGTCATGGTCAGTGTTCTCATTTTCCTGGTAATGCATACATTCAATTAAACCACTAcacaaccgtgtggccccagtGTAAATAGTTAGTAGATTAATATTCTCTTATAAATGCGACCATTTATGAACACACCAGTATGTAGCAGGAGCATTTTGTGCATCCTTCACCTCTCGTCCGTAATTGTATTCAATCGTCATTGAAAACTACATTTATGTACAACTCTCTATAACTGCTCGTTcccttgtgttttatttcaaaatcaaGATTTGTAGgcctgcaactaacaattagtTTCATAGTCAATTAATGTTTGGTCCTTAAAGtataagaaaatgtttaaaaatattgaCTCAAACCTTGAattgacgatgttctcaaatgattcagtttgattcgttttggtttgtgatatcgagcaaagaatccagaacacgttcacatttaagaagtttgaattattaaaaaaaggctCAAACTGATAAATCGATTCTCAAatgttaatttagtaattgattccATAGTTAATCTTTTTCAACATCATCAGCaccacagtgtgtctgtgtgtatttgattaGGGAACAGTTTAAGTGTGTGTCATGAACAGTAACACAGTGTgtagttgtgttgtgtgtgtgtgttgctactCAACTATACATCGAGGCACCTGTGTTGTGAGCTGATGTAACGTAGTCTCCATgttgcacgcgtgtgtgtgtgatgaaactACGATGATGAAACTATTGGCAGGAAAGAACAGAACTCTCAACAGTTACACCTGCTGCAGCATGtgtacataaacatgtgtatatatatatatgtatatatatatatatatacatacatacacatactgagtcataaatcaaatcaatatatctggatatttttccAGATGCAGAGCGCGCTGCACATCATGGACAAAGACGCTCTTACGTCTTAAGTTGTCCTCCCAATCGTTGACTTTGATGTGAACGCTTAGAATATTTAGTTAATGATATTTCATAAATGCATTCAACATAATAGATatgaggattattattattattattattattattattattaagtcatCACAGATTCCTGAGCTGCAGGTACTCGATGGTGATGTTCCTCCATCTTTCCTGAAGCAATCAGTGGATCTTTTTAATGAGGAtgtaaattattaataataaatcatttttctctgtgtctctgcagctggcCCTGCCTTCATCAAGTGAGTATTCACCCTCTTCgacttcctgttgttttctATTGGTCAGAGCCTTTTCTCGAGGAGCCTGATAGACGCGGACTAAAGCTGGATCTGTATTGTAAACGTGTCGTCgtgtttttctctcctgtcaGTGGTTGGAGACGCGGCCCAGCAGGCAGCAGTGTCCCGTCTGTAAAGCAGGCATCAGCAGAGAGAAAGTCATCCCACTGTACGGCAGAGGGAGCTCCAGCCAGGAGGACCCCAGGTACACTGTGCAGATCACGTCCTCTGTCTggttgtctgtctttgtgtgtttcgATGTACGCGTGTCCCTGTTTTACAGCAGGACGTCATTAAAGTtccatctgtgtttgtgctcaggtTAAAAACTCCACCTCGGCCTCAGGGGCAGAGGACCGAGCCAGAGAGCAGAGGCGGGGTCAGTCGCGTTCTCTTCTCACTGAGCTTCTCACTGAGCTTCTCACTGTTCACAGTGGTGACCACATCTTgacgtgtgtttctgtgtctctgtgctcaGATGTTCCAGGGTTTTGGAGACACCGGCTTTCACATGTCTTTTGGCATCGGCGCTTTCCCCTTTGGCTTCTTCACAACAGTCTTCAACACCAACGACCATTTCCACAGAGCAGGTAAACGTGAGGCTCACGCTCGTGTCAGCTCTTTCATCCACTCTCAAGACCATGGTGTCATAGTCCCGCCCTCGCTGTCAATCATCTTTGTCAttgtcgtcttcctcttcttgtgtttgtgtgtgtgtgtgtgtgtgtgtgttgacctgcTGTGGGTCGACAGATGAAAATGAGCTCTTTTGCATGTGAAATGTccctttttaaacaaataaaagtcagGTTTGTGGTCATGACAGAAGTCAATAACCTGTAcatcctcttctcttctctgtcagATCAGTACGCAGGTGATCACCAAGGCAACGGGAACCTCAACAACGGCAATAACAACTGGCAAGATTCCCTTTTCCTGTTTGTggccattttcttcttcttctggctgctgagtgtgtgatggaggagggatgagtgaatgagtgagtgagtgaatgaatggatgaagagACAGACGAGTGGATCAGCAggagtgcagacacacacacacacacacacacacacacacacatagatttTCTAGCAGTGTTTGATCCTCTCAACAGGAACAAGAGTTATCTGCTTCTCTTCCTCCTGGAAAATTCTGGTTTAGGATacctgacacagacacacacacacacacacagacagacagtattATGTGATCTGATtctttttttagtgtgtgtgaaGCACTGCAGAagagacgtgtttgtgtgtgtgtgttttggttgaCCTCCCTCCTCTGAGTCGGCAGTTTTGTTCCTTAAACATCAAGAGGAAGATGTCGCTATAGCAACCATTTCTGGCCAAAGAGTCGTGGAGCGGTCGTGTATCATGTAACGTGCTAGGATTCTTAAAAACTGAGTGATAAAGGTAACAAACATAGCACAGATGGATGCATTTTCATGTTCTTTTGTCTTAACAGAACCTGCCATTGCACTGTGACGTCAttcgtaggtggcgctgtgcgTAACGTtcaagagaaacaaacatgttgctccttttattcacaacaaaa
This window harbors:
- the utp23 gene encoding rRNA-processing protein UTP23 homolog — encoded protein: MKIKRQKKAKKTINFYKYNFSLREPFQILIDGTFCQAALKNQIQIKEQMPKYLMGEVQLCTTHCALKELETLGKELYGAKIILQKFQVRNCLHFKNPVPASECLLSMLEETNPHHYFVATQDHAVTKGLKKIPGCPLLYIILNTIVLDKPSQVSLDHVQAVQLGELVSPAQQQSIRSLKQEQGIAQRDGQRRKRKRKQSNPNPLSCLKKKKKKGGLPTPPQKKTEEGEKRKRSRHKKQKTEGGDNTSAPAVPNT
- the rnf5 gene encoding E3 ubiquitin-protein ligase RNF5, translating into MAAADPRSSSDGGAASRGGFPDAESRNDRDGPGGGGSGGGGGGEGERERDRDRATFECNICLDTARDAVISMCGHLFCWPCLHQWLETRPSRQQCPVCKAGISREKVIPLYGRGSSSQEDPRLKTPPRPQGQRTEPESRGGMFQGFGDTGFHMSFGIGAFPFGFFTTVFNTNDHFHRADQYAGDHQGNGNLNNGNNNWQDSLFLFVAIFFFFWLLSV